Sequence from the Fundulus heteroclitus isolate FHET01 chromosome 7, MU-UCD_Fhet_4.1, whole genome shotgun sequence genome:
ttttagtatttttatctTTAGCGTTTTAACTGTAAATAGTACCTTTTGCATTGgtttttagctttaaaaacCTCACATTGACTCATATTATTCTCTCTATGGAGGAGTCAACATGTGGATTGCCTGCAGGGATAAAACTCAATTACTTTCTCAAAGACCAATGTAGTCATTAAAAATTAGCtattcttttttgtgtttttatttatttattaaaaaccagGTGTTCATGACCCTTACTATTCACCTGTGTATATATTAAAACTTTTTGAgatccttttctgtttttatttaactaaaaGTCCAAACATGAATTCTTATGGTCTTTTTGCTTAGCACTATAAATGCTGTTGTCAGTAATGAAAATTTAAATACCACACTATTCTTAAGAAGATAGGAATGgtcaaaaatgattaaaagagtTTTACAGGTCTGATAACTGTTATAATTTGGAATAcctttgctttgatttttaaaagtcCCGTTCAAAATCACTGGGGATCTTTAACAAGTGGTTCGTTTTGTTGCACAGATCTGACgcagaagaaaaagaggaacAACTAAAATCATTCAAGGACAGGTAGTGTACAAGTTTGCTTCTGCTTTTTTCCAGTTTGACAGTTAAGATGGTCTTATTACCACTACCAcaaaattgaaatgtaaatgtaaagctTAACCTAGTATTTGTCATACTTTTCTGaaaatgaatgtgtgtgttttcacagaGTGGCAGGGGATGTTGCTCTGTCAATCAAAACAGGGGAAACGATGAGCCTTAACTCCCCTGTTAATAAGAACAGATTGACAGAGATGTATGACACCCTGAGATGTGACTggccaaaaatgaaaaaatgttttaaatcaaaccaaatCCCTCCAGACTCTGTCAAAGAACTGATCCAGGTACAGTAATTATGGCATGAAATTCAAACTGTGGAGTTCATTCTTGCTTCACATCACAACTGAAACAAGCTGTTTCTGCTCTCTCCTTTCTGCTCATCTCAATTTTATGTCACAATACCAGACAAAGTTCAGGGAGGCAAAAGCTGAAATGAAAGAGAGGAAAATGTTGATCAATAAAGTGTTTCGATCAAATGGTGGAGCTGCAGCACAAATGGTACTGAAGTGTAACactttaaattcactttttgTGTTCCTGCTGTGTGTCTGAACTGAGCTTTGTTCCTTCAGGCAGAACAGTACAGAAAGTTAACAATCCAGAACCTGCAACTGACTCTCTACCACGAAAAAAATGATGCTGGTTCAAAGGTGGGTCTAATACAAAACTTTTAATTCAAAACACCCTTCATGAAATTCAAAAAATAACTGTTATTACTTGTTGTCCACAGAAGCCCTTTCTTGGAAATACAGCAGAAAATCCTCAGGATCTGATGGCGTATTTGGGCACTGAATGTTATTGGCTGGGTTGCCTGATGGCTTTGAACAGCCCCCCTCTTCAACCTGACTGGGAGAATCACCCCCAGTCCATGGACAAATGGgactttttcccaaaatacGTCACAACTGCTTCTGAAAAtgagtgaaaacaaaataatcacaaatcaATGTCAATTTACATAGCTATAAACTTGTGGAAATCCCTTAACATGAAACTTTAAAATTGTatcacaatttttattttatttaaaaatgaatatgtatgttcataaaaaaaagaagaaattgtatAGGTCCTCTAGACAGGTTTGTCTTTGTTAAAACATTATGTCTCTTCTctaagagacttcttcagtgtGAAGAGTTCTAAGCAGTTCCTTTGCAAAGGCATGTTTATGATAAACACTCCTTTAGTTAAAGGAGTTCTAAGTAAGAAATCTACAgtaaaaatcaacctaaatcattatCATTGGTCACCTGGGATTTAactaacattccctataaacaatcagtcctctccatcaaccaTGAATTAGTcaactttttcttctttcaaacctagaggcaATGTCTGGAACTACTTCCTTGTTTCTCAGCCAATCgtatgagagttcccagcacAGAGCGCAGcctttggtattttatcttagcgaaagagcagcagcctgctaacatagatgccagtaagagaagcagaccagaaaataacaaaatacagtattatatacctatcctgtgtaagtaaaaattgaCAGTAACAGAAAGTGTAAAAATTGCATATTAGGtagttgtgattggcaagctgttgtatcGATTTGAGCCGCAAGGTGTCACTATTACATATAGCTCCCTTAAATACTCACTAGAAACCTGATACGTTTGCTTTATTGTAACTTTTTGTTGTCTAAGCTCTTCAGTTTTCAGGGATTTAAACATCATAAATGTAAAACTGTTTGCCTATTATATTCTAATATTTATTGCGGTATTCTTGGGGTTTCCCGTGAACCTAACTTAACTAATGAACTGCACAGGTCTACAATGGCAATTAAACTATTAACAGAGATTCACCTAATTATTTGAGCTGCTTTATTAAAGAACTGACCATTTCTATATGTATATACTTCACATTTGGTGGAATCATCTAATTGGAtgtacaaaaatgcaaaaaacaaccCTAAACCTGGAATTCAATTATGTATATATTCAACAAGGTAATTGTCATTTATGTGCATCCTTTCATGCCAACGTACACTGGATGGGCAAAAGAGAAGATTGTAtcttctctgctgctctctgtctgcTTTAAAACCATTGTGCAGCTTCTTAGAATTTTGTTAAAATCAGAAACGTGTACACTTTCATCAAATGACTGTTTCATACAAAACCTGAGCTTCAAATTCCATTATCAAAAAGCTGGTGAGTAGCAGCAAGGTAAATTTTTTAAGGCCATTGCAAAAAATACCTGAATCCAGTATATTTGGGGTTTCTTCCTGCAGAACTGTTCAACTTTTATAGACTATTGATTTGATTAGACACTTTCTAAACTTAGAGTGTTTGTAAAATGTTGAATTCTGACAAATTAAGAAATTTGGGAGCAGGAAATTGAGTGTACTTTTAATGTAAATGAAACCCAATGTTATTGGGTCCAAAGATTAGACAGATCACTGAGGACAAATGTCACTTTTGTTCCACACGAGGTTTGTTTTCGGGTAGCAGCAAGTTTCACCACATTTGTTTTGATGTAGCAGTGTCTTGTTCCACTTTTGGTTTCCAAATTTTTCTTTAGCAATAAAACATTCTATGTAAGAAACTGACCTTTGTTTGCTGAAGCATGGAAAGCAATACAACTAAAAATtgtaagtaaaaatgtcttaaaaattATCTCATGTCTTTATGAAATATAGCAACTTCAGATCACAATCACAGCAGGAGGCAATACGTTTTTTAAATTGCTTGTATATTGCAAACTGTTTTAGAAAAGGGATTTAGCTCTGTGCTAGTTCATGTTTGACTAATCTAAATGAAGAACCTTTAAAGTTACATATTAACCAGTATTATAGGCTGTTTTGTGTAAAATGATTCATGCAAGCCTAATATTTACAACAAATGGATCATGAGATTTAGAGGTGCAGACATAAGTTTATTGGTAGCCCTCAATATTCAACAATAGAACGCATAAGAAAAGGTATCACAGATGCATTTGTTTAGAAATGCAATATTTGTTACAATATTGCTGGATTACAGTATTTTACCTTTTGTTATCCATTAGTTGTTCCATGTTTAGACAGAAAGCGGCAAATGACCACAAAAGCCACAAggtagacttagacaactttgtcattttgtatgcacaaagtacGTACAGAACTTGATATTGTACGTAGATGTAGATGTTCTTGTGAACTCAGGAAACAGCAGAAAGATTTCACCTCCTCATAAAGTCAAGCTTGATTGATTTTGTCGAACCTGAATCGATGTCGGTGGCTGTTGCTTTCATTTCTGTGAAGCCAAACTTGATATTCAGAATAACTTCACGATCCAGCCCACGTGCAGTGTTTGGTGAGTCAATTGAAAAACTGCCAATTTTCTCTATTCCCTCCTCATCCACATACTTTGGGCATTTACTTTTTGTACAATAAAAAGTATAGTTCCTGGTTGTTTGATCAGAGTTAGTCGGATACAAGCTAAAGTTTTTGATTTGGTTCCAACCAACATCCTCAGCAATTTTTACCAGACTCATGAAAATATCATGACACCACTCACCAtctttgtttgtgtattttttttctgcccgATGTTTTGACTCATCAAACCTGTTAGCAACAGCTATCCCATAGGTAAAGGCACTTTTTCTGGTCGTTACAACTGCTGGGTTTCTCCCAAACTCCACGGCTCCTTTCAGGATCGCTTCCTGTGGCCTAAATGGACACAGAACTTTACATTCACCAATGTATGCTTCAGTGATGCGTCTCTGCAGAATCTGGCTGTCAGCATACCCTCCAACTAACAGAATATACTCAATTCTGTGGTGtctctttaaaatgttgttgaGACTGTGAATGATCCCCTGCAGACTCTCGGCAAAGAATGACCTCAGCTTCTCTTTGGAGATTCGGATCGATCCTTCATCCCAGGAAGCTCCGTCCACTCCCACCAGAAACTGCTCTATGTCTTTTTTGGCCTGTGCTATTCTTCCCAGGTTAAGTGAGCAGGTGATTTCTATATCCTTATCCCCTTTTTTGAAAAGTGTGAAGTCATACATTATTTTCTGAACCTCACCAGGGTAGTTTTCCTCATATTTATCCCAGACTCCATCACAGAATATTTCTCTGAGGAACTGTTTAAATTTTCTGTCTACATTTTGTCCTCCCAGGTCATTCCCAGAGGCCTTGTGCAGCTCTTTTAATGTTCCTCCTTCCAAGACTTCATGCACAGTGATGTCAATGGTTCCACCTGCaatacaattaaattttttttacaatcctTACATTCAAATTCTGCATCTATACAAACATCCATCTTAGTCAAAGTTTAGGATGTAACCTCCACAGTCGACAACAATGTATTGAGTTCCTGGAGACTTATCCAGTGAGTTGTTGCTGATGTTCTGTGTGATGAAGCCCTCAGCCGGAAGCTTCTTACACCAGACTGAAGCTGCTTCTGGTTCCAGCGCAATCACCAGTTTATCTTCGTTTCCCGCTGTCACAATACCTGCCTACAAACAATAGCGTGTCCACCACTTTTCTAATGAGAAAACCCAATAGATTCTGCTGTAGATGTGTCATTTCTGGCAGGAATAGACTCATTAGCATTACCTCAGTTGCAGCTTCTCTCATGAACTGTTTAGCTGACGGATCCCAGATGGCGGGAACAGTCAGCACCCAGGTGAAGTCGGTGGGAAGAAACTTTTTCCCTCTTGCGGTGGAGTTGATGGTTTCCAGTGCATCATATTTCAGGAATCTCAGCGCTTCTGTGAAAACCTTCAGTGCCTTCATTGATTTCCCGTTTGCTGCTTTGATCATCAGATCTCTGTTGATTTCCTAAAGAATGGGGTACAAAATTTTAGTGttcatgttttaaatgaaacaccTCTTaaagtcatgaaaataaatccACACGTCCTGCCTTTAGACTGTAGTTTCTGATCTGTAGGTCTACGGAAAGTaaataatcattaaataattttaacagTCTTGACCAAAAAAAGTCTATTTGATCCCATTAAACTCTAATGATGAGTTGTATTTTACTCACTTTGCCATAGAGGGCCATCTTGAAGCAGTCAAAGAACAACTTGTCTCTCGCTTCTTGACCCTTTTTTGAAAGATAATCTTCTTTAGCTTCATAACCAAAGCTGATAAAGTCTTCTTGTTGATCAAAAAGAATGCAGGAAGGAGTCTTTGGGGTTTCCAATCCAACCTCTTCACCCCAGACCTTTACATAAGGATCAATTTCTTCTCCTCTGGATGTTATGCTGAAGGCATATCCACTGTATGCAGTGCCAAAGTCTATAGCTATGATGAAAGAGTCTCCCATTGTAGGATAGCTCCTGCTGGTTGTGTCCAAGATCCAAATAAACTACAGAGAGGCAGATGCCGTGGTGTATACGTATAAACTAAgtcagtggtgtccaaagtcagGAATCAAGGGTTGGTCTACCGCAGTGTTTTAGACgttgtcctggttcaacacaGCTGAACCTCGACGACAGGCTGAAAAGGAAAATCATTCCTTTGAACcagatgtgttggagcaggaaaagacctaaaacatgcagcaaaCCACCCCTCAAGGGCTGGAGTTGGACATGCCTGTCATAGAGCTAAAGTTAGAACCTCTGCCCCTCTACCAAGCAGTgagattacatttatttttggatgACCGTGACTCCTACAAATTACATTCACTTTGGAAATAACAGGACAGCGCCACAGGAAAGAGAAGACTGAGACACAACTGCAGGTAAAGTGATAAACTTATGATTAAGATCTTTGAGCCTCGTATACAAAAAGGTGATAACATTTTACAGATGACATCATTAAGTTCATGTGACAGCTTTAATGCTTGTGTGCACCTAATTGTACTGTATTGAATTAAGGATCACcgctggaagaaaaaaaaacagaatgactAAAAATGGATCTGAATTACTTTTGTCAGTCTAAAGGAACaatacaaagttttatttaatgcagatatttaaatgaaaacagacTTTTCTGAATTCTAAATGCAATAGAACTGAATTCACACAGCTGTAAAAACACCATTTTTCTCTATGAGGGGGAACTGTGGACATGGTGGATAGTTCAGTCCTGGGAGGTCCATGTCCGGTCTGGGCCGGTTTCCTGCATGTTTTTGATCTTTTCCTGCTCCAACACATCAGATTTAAATTAATGATCTACCTTCTCAGTCTGTAATGAAGGTTTTCAGAGGCCAACGGCTATGGCCAATAGCGTTGTCATGATTGTCAATCTATTTAGTTGCAGGTTTTATTGAAGTTGCTGCTTCCTGGCTGCTGGCTCCGCTGTGCAATCAGGTGCAGACTTTGTCCTAATTGCCACTTCCTATATTGTTCttgtatgttctttttttttttgcaataaaaaaaaaggaagaaaaaaaatgccacttCCTGTTTAAACCCTCGGCTGCAGTGATTGGAAGATCAGCTGTTGGCTCAACCAATCCCATAGAAGCCTCTATATTTAAATACTGACTTCCTGgcagaaaaaaactgctttaagAAGAAGTGAAGGACTGCTGTGATTTTGTTTGAGCAGCCTGTCTGTTCCCTGTTTTTGATAGTTTTGACTTGGCTGTTGCTTTTTTGTAATGATTgattttgtgtcatttttccAGGAACTCCAAGAATGTCGGTCTTACATAAACAGTCAaagtaaatatctgttttttgaGCCTGTGTGAAgttgaattaattaaataatagaGTGAGCTCTTTTTCATGCTCTGCATTTGTTTTCTTAGATCTAATCCAGCGCAGCAAATCATTGAGCTCTCCCAGAGGTATCTTACAGAAAACAGTTAGTTTGTATTGCATACAAATCTGTatatcatttattttgaaaaaaaaacatctgtgcaTTAGTATTGTTTTAAGTCATCACTCTGACTAATGGAGCTATATTTACAGATTTTTCCATCACATAGTTTGGTTTAATAACCTAACAAAAATTGGGAGTCTTTGAGGTCTGATAGAGTAAAAGATTCATTTTTTTGGTTAATGTAATGAGATAATTTCAGTTATTTCAGacaaagatttgttttctttcaaagaaTTAGTACCATGGAAACCAATCAACAAGAGGAATATACAACGATGGGGTAAATTTTCATCTGATTCCTGTATCTGAACCTAACAATACCCATCATGTCAATATTTTATCAGAATTAATCCAAGTGATCCATTGAAACTGATGCCGATGAGTCAGTTCAAAAACAGTTTGAGCTCTTTCTCTTTTCTCCACAGATCGTCTCTGAAGAAAGCACAAGAAGAACTGAGATTGCTAAATGAAAGGTAATGCATGTACAGTAAATTACTTTTCATGATTAAAAATAGAATATCCACATCAACAATTTTCAACcccaaatgtatttttcatgAATCTTAGTAACTTTTGCCATTatgctatttttaaatgtagtCTTATTTTGCAGGATCTTAACCTTGGACCAAAAAAGTTGGAATAATCTGCATCTAATTTCAGTATATTGTCCAGTTATgggaaacaaaaatatatatacagtgcAGGCATGTTATGTTTATTCCACCTGTTATTAAATGAAATCaatttgataataaaaataattgaaattccaaaagttttttttttttacatttaacaatattaatgattttattatATGGTCTAGTGGTAATAATTTAAAGTTATATTTctttcatgcatttgtttagaattattCAGGTGAAAGAATTTGAATGTCAACACCAGTACATAAGGTaaatatttatctgttttttgcattttaaaaccaGAGATTTAAAAGTGACAATATTTCATCTGAGATTTCAACTATGAAGCACAATTGCTGGGCGACTGAGAACCTGTGAATTATTTTGGAAGTTTTAATATCATGAAGctgattcagtttttttaagtATATCTTTCATTGTAATTTCATAGTTTTTACATTGGAATATTTGTCCTCTGCATCTAACTTAATGGAGCAGTGAGCTTCCACTGTGAACTTCattttctatgtaaaaacaCCCTTTCAAAAGCACATACAATTTTTGACATCTACCATATCTGCTTCTGCTGATCTGAATAGTTTTTACTAAGCTGACTCTCGCCATATCGATgtcactccgcctagctccactcacatacatctgggacctctccataagaattgcctttattaaaggctgggccttatcacaaatccttgcatatgattggataagccacttgtctgtcaactttattgacgtgctatttcaaccactcacaccgaagccaacccgtggcgctgtgagagcgacgcaggaaaaaacaaaaaaacatttttttaatgtgt
This genomic interval carries:
- the LOC105915541 gene encoding heat shock 70 kDa protein 12A-like isoform X1 yields the protein MGDSFIIAIDFGTAYSGYAFSITSRGEEIDPYVKVWGEEVGLETPKTPSCILFDQQEDFISFGYEAKEDYLSKKGQEARDKLFFDCFKMALYGKEINRDLMIKAANGKSMKALKVFTEALRFLKYDALETINSTARGKKFLPTDFTWVLTVPAIWDPSAKQFMREAATEAGIVTAGNEDKLVIALEPEAASVWCKKLPAEGFITQNISNNSLDKSPGTQYIVVDCGGGTIDITVHEVLEGGTLKELHKASGNDLGGQNVDRKFKQFLREIFCDGVWDKYEENYPGEVQKIMYDFTLFKKGDKDIEITCSLNLGRIAQAKKDIEQFLVGVDGASWDEGSIRISKEKLRSFFAESLQGIIHSLNNILKRHHRIEYILLVGGYADSQILQRRITEAYIGECKVLCPFRPQEAILKGAVEFGRNPAVVTTRKSAFTYGIAVANRFDESKHRAEKKYTNKDGEWCHDIFMSLVKIAEDVGWNQIKNFSLYPTNSDQTTRNYTFYCTKSKCPKYVDEEGIEKIGSFSIDSPNTARGLDREVILNIKFGFTEMKATATDIDSGSTKSIKLDFMRR
- the LOC105915541 gene encoding heat shock 70 kDa protein 12B-like isoform X2, which translates into the protein MGDSFIIAIDFGTAYSGYAFSITSRGEEIDPYVKVWGEEVGLETPKTPSCILFDQQEDFISFGYEAKEDYLSKKGQEARDKLFFDCFKMALYGKEINRDLMIKAANGKSMKALKVFTEALRFLKYDALETINSTARGKKFLPTDFTWVLTVPAIWDPSAKQFMREAATEVEPLTSLCMKSWKEEH
- the LOC118563773 gene encoding histone-lysine N-methyltransferase, H3 lysine-79 specific-like, which gives rise to MGNQNNRTQEMDTDEQKEHGLRPALKEKETKAFQQRTPEMDTDEQKEHDLRSSLRQKEKETEDLKQRIEQIEAEKEAALKEKEKETEALKQRVQEMEAGLQRTRSDAEEKEEQLKSFKDRVAGDVALSIKTGETMSLNSPVNKNRLTEMYDTLRCDWPKMKKCFKSNQIPPDSVKELIQTKFREAKAEMKERKMLINKVFRSNGGAAAQMAEQYRKLTIQNLQLTLYHEKNDAGSKKPFLGNTAENPQDLMAYLGTECYWLGCLMALNSPPLQPDWENHPQSMDKWDFFPKYVTTASENE